CGCAAACAGTTGGCGAGCATCATTTGGATTCCTCATAATTGTTAAGAGCAGCTGATTTGTGTAAGTTTACCTTCTAAAATCGCTCCATCAACGTGCCACTATGCTGAGTGCCACTACACTGAGTTTTAACCGAAGATGGGATTCGGATTTGTGCCGCCATGACTTAGGGAATTTGCGACAATGTGAATGATTTAACGAGCTCCATAAACAATAGTCGAGACAAATGTTCCTAGCTATACGTTCTTTACGAAAGGAGACTTTTGAGAATGCAAAATACGAGCAGAGCCAAAAAGCACCTCTATTTTGCGCGCGCTTGACCTTTCGCACTCAACCAGGCGCTGAGTAAATCTGTTGTGGAgattttttattacaaaaacgGAAAAACAAACTGGGGAAAGTTAATGAAAGGGCAAAAAGTTCTAAACGCAACAGAGTGAGAGTGGAGAAGAAGATCAAACCAAGTGCCACTGGAACGGAACCTTCGCACCTCTGCTTCTCCTGTAATGGAGATTTACCttcagaaacaaaacaaaaatggtGTACGAAACGACAAAATTTCTAAGAGTAGAGAAACGGAACCATTGCACCTTTGGAGCTTCGCTTTTCTCCAATGGTGGTTTCCGtttcagaaagaaaaagaaacgagaaAAGTTAATAGAAAGGAAGTAAAAGAGTTCCAGCGGAGAAGACCACAAATGGGCGCTCAATTGTAATTTGGAAGGCATTTATTACCTGTCTGCGCAATTAAAACGTCTGCACTTATCCAACTATTTTTGGTCAAGAAACAAGTCTTATCGCAGTAGTCACCGTTAAGGTATGGTTTCGAGCGGTACATCTATGAAAAAGTTGATAAGACATTGTTCCTTTTTGGGAAATGGAAAATTAGACACGTACTTCTCAGACTCTTGGGGCCAAAGGCAAAGAGATGCTCCTGTGCTTCATTAACTCTTCATAAGTTTCTATTATCACCTGCGAGAGCAATTTATTTAGCTTGACTGTTGAGAATTTGctatcactttctttctttagatcTAGACCACCgcaaaaaaatgtatatatatacaaaaaactAGCCTGGAGGTGCAATTGTGATGAAACTGATCAGCAGTTCATTTAAAAGTGCTCACTGCGCAAGGCTATTACAAGGATACGCCAACCCCACTGAAATCAGTAAATGATATGCAACTAAGCATGTTGTGCAGAATATGACATTTGTCAATGAGATCATCATTCAATTAACAAGGAGATATAAAACCCAAACACATGCTATGAATTTGCCTCGTGAGGACTGCAATAATAATTCGATGCAATAAGAATGTCATGTGATTGAGACATCACAAGGAAATTCGGTCGTCAGTCCTATGCAATAAGGAAGCATACGCCCAACTTAGAGTTGGATAAATAACCACACATAATcatgaagaaagggaaaaacaagaTGGTAAGTTACTTTGAGTTCCAATAATGTCCTGTGGTTCGATAATATACTCAAGCCACAAATGATCCGAATAGAATGAACTGAAAGCAATCGTCTTGCATCATTGTTTCCCCATTAACTTGTGCTTCAAGCTTAAATTTGACGTCTTATTTTCCTCCTTCTACTTGGCATACAACACAATAAGGCCAATCTTACGAACTTCTTGTACAAGTCCTCCGAAGTCATGGAAGATACGTCTCTTTATCAGGGAGCAAAGATGCTGGCATCTCTCCTCGAGGTAGAATAACTCGGCAATCGGTTTTGGGACGAAATTCCTGTCATAGATGTAGACTGTTAGACTGTAATTGGATGAACATGTATTACTGAAGATTTTGTCATTGGATGAACATGTATTATTCCAGTTTTTCATTGGGTGATCTTTACAGTTCCACAACGAAACAGAGCTCTATAAATAGAGAGAATATCCTATTTGTTGCCTTATAGCCACCGCCACTACATATACATGCAGAATCACTTCCTATATGTTTGCTTTTCTTAATTTCCGCATCGATCCAGGATTTTCAGCCTTTCCTAATATGCAAACGGTCAGTGCAAGAACAAATCAGTCAAAGGCAACCCATTACGGACCAGTTCATTATAGAAAGATAAGATTAATTACCTTGAACTTCGAATGTGTCGGGGGGAAATTTACTCAGAGATTCGCAACCAATTGCATATAGACGACGCAATTGCCCTGGCATCTTGGGGATCTCTTGTAGTTGTTGGGTATGCGAAACATCCAACCACAGCAAATTATGGAGTTGTCCGCATGTAGGAAGGGTAGCAAAATTGTTTCCCAACAAATACAATGCTCTTAAGACAGGAAAACAGGAACTCTCCAAGAAGTCTacttttgataaattgcatcCACGAAGGTTTAAAACATATAGCTTAGGAAATCCTGTCTTCATATGGGGATCCTTCGGATCCTCCCCATTCTTTGGAAACTCGACTAGTCCTGAGCAACCTTCAAGTATCAGCCTTTCCAGATTTTGGAACCTATAAATGCTAGATGGAAGGATTCTCAGTTTCGTGCAATACCTTAAATCCATTTCCTCCAAGGAAACAAGATTTTCTATGGACTTGGGAAGTTTCTCAATTGAAGTCTTAATTAAATAAAGTCCTCGCAAGCCTTCCATTTTATCTGGAATTTCAGGGAAGCTTTCCAATTTTGAGCAAAGATTAAGATTGAGAAGTTGAAGCTTCTTGGACCGGAGCATTTTGGGGAAATCATGAAGTTTAGAGCACCCACTTAAATTCAACAACTGTAAATTGTTGTGATCTGCAAGTGATTCGTGGGCATGCTCCAAGTTTTTGCACCCATGGAGATCCAATTCCTCTAGATCTGGAATACATTTGAGGTCCGGCATATGAATCGGTGACTCGCATTCACTGTAGTTtatgaacttcaattttttaaagtcCTGCAAGAAACAATTCGGCGAGAAAAAAGTATTGAGATAAATATTCAATTCAAAATCTGGCTCCAACTTTTTAGTAAAAAGCTAGTGGTATGTCCATATACTGGGAATTTATATACAAAATTTTTCGCACATCAAAACTCATAAGCATTATCGCAAAACATTGATGAACGAGTAACTACTTCTATTTGTTGACGAGCAAATATATCGTTCTTATAGTTTTCCTAAAAACTTACATAAGGACGATTTGCCGTTCCATAGAGCTAAAATAGGAACATTGTTCTGTGCTGGTAAAAGGTGAAAGACGTTGGTAACTGTCATATTCCATTGCTAACaaaattttgactgaaaactTGTTTAGTAAATAACGCATTAAGTTACCAACACTTTAAAGAAATTACTTATAGTTACTGGATAGTTTTAAATACCCAACTATTCAATAATTGACCAGTATTTTCTATATAGCTTACCGTTAAGTTATTACTAAACTTTATAGAAAACTAAGAAGATGTCCGTGCTTTGCACGGATCAAAGACTATATTTGTGATATTATTCTAAATGCTGATATCAACGTGAACTTTCCGCAAGAGAAATAATATATATGCAGACAATAATAAccaaaaaatatccacatcaatcAGATTCTTCACTAGAACTTGCATAGAAGATTATTTAAAGCTGATCCAAATGTCATCATGTAGGTTTATcctctgattaaaaaaaagatatgacatACAATTGCAATATTTATTGAATATTATAAGTAATACTTCGAGCACATAAAATAATCTGaatcaatagaaaaaggaaaatataaagtAAGAATGTAAATCCCACTCTCCAATTATTCTTTTGTGCTTAATTATAAATGAtgcatttctttttaatcttctAACATGAGATGGAGCAACCTCAATCACATTGATAAAGTCGTAGATTCTCTTCAAATGTGTTAGATCTCAGATTAACATTCTAATTTTTGAGCTAGTACATTACTTGAAACTTAACACGAAAAGGAGATTTACCTATTACTAACTAAGGAGTTAAAAAGACGTGGATTCTAAATTTTCCTATATGTTTTTCAAATATAACGAGCAAGTTGTCAGTTGACGGCCGAGCATTTACAACCGAAAGATTTTAACATGCATTGCTCATATGTGCCAGTGATAGCTTACATTTGATGCTCTACTAGGAATAAAGAATATAGTAATTGTAGATGTTTTTGtaaggaaaacaacaaacatCATCAGATTTAATAGATATAGTTATAAGTAAGTAATGAAAAAAGGACCAAGTGAATGCGCACCTTAAATTGTTCCGGCACCTTAATCTTGCTCTTCCGCATATCAAGTCCAACTAACTTCTTTGGACCCTTGCTGAATTCTGGAACCAAGGGACAATTAGGCCATTGAAACCACATTAACGCATTAGGGAGACGGATGGAATCTGGGAAAGAATTGTCTTTATCCACATTAACCAGGACGAGCAACCacaacttcttcattttctcgAAAGCTCGAGGGCTAAAATATGCCTCTTCTGGCTCTGGTAGCTCTAGAAATATGGCTTCTGCATGCTCTGTTCCCTGCATATGTATTTCATTATATTTAGGTTACTTTGTAACTATAGTAAACAAAGTCGAAGATAAGAATACAATATTAATTCTTGTGCACGAAGAAGTCTTACCTCTTCTCTTGATATAACCTCAAAAACATCCTCCTGAAGCCATAATCTACTGTATTTTCCAGGATCATTATGACATCCTTCTCGTACAATTTCCATGCCCATTGATTGTATTGAGTCATGCATTTGTAGGGTCTCTCCCTCTTCACTAATCAAGGAGCGCTCAATGAGAATTTGTACCCCGATAGT
This sequence is a window from Rhodamnia argentea isolate NSW1041297 chromosome 3, ASM2092103v1, whole genome shotgun sequence. Protein-coding genes within it:
- the LOC115730399 gene encoding disease resistance protein RPP2B-like → MQGTEHAEAIFLELPEPEEAYFSPRAFEKMKKLWLLVLVNVDKDNSFPDSIRLPNALMWFQWPNCPLVPEFSKGPKKLVGLDMRKSKIKVPEQFKDFKKLKFINYSECESPIHMPDLKCIPDLEELDLHGCKNLEHAHESLADHNNLQLLNLSGCSKLHDFPKMLRSKKLQLLNLNLCSKLESFPEIPDKMEGLRGLYLIKTSIEKLPKSIENLVSLEEMDLRYCTKLRILPSSIYRFQNLERLILEGCSGLVEFPKNGEDPKDPHMKTGFPKLYVLNLRGCNLSKVDFLESSCFPVLRALYLLGNNFATLPTCGQLHNLLWLDVSHTQQLQEIPKMPGQLRRLYAIGCESLSKFPPDTFEVQGISSQNRLPSYSTSRRDASIFAP